One Danio rerio strain Tuebingen ecotype United States chromosome 22, GRCz12tu, whole genome shotgun sequence genomic window carries:
- the si:ch211-226h8.14 gene encoding uncharacterized protein LOC795554 precursor (The RefSeq protein has 4 substitutions compared to this genomic sequence) codes for MFSLSLLFTFILLNSNLLISVSGGHDGHGHDHGGHDHHGHGHGGHDHGHGHDYDYCRRSSETVTACEGSILRLSCPGSKIRILAANYGRTDRKTCIKNRPPHQIRKTNCRSSSSLSIVSSWCDGRQSCNVPATNSVFSDPCYGTYKYLRVKYCCTRRRS; via the exons ATGTTCTCGCTCAGCTTATTGTTCACCT tcattttactGAACTCAAACCTGCTGATATCAGTGAGTGGTGGAC ATGATGGTCACGGACATGGTCATGGTGGACATGATGGTCACGGACATGGTCACGGTGGACATGATCATGGTCACGGTCATGACTATGACTACTGTAGGAGGTCCTCTG AAACTGTAACTGCATGTGAGGGCTCTATCCTGCGTCTGTCCTGTCCTG GTTCTAAGATAAGGATCCTTGCTGCAAACTATGGCCGTACAGATAGAAAAACCTGCATTAAGAATCGTCCACCACATCAAATAAGAAAAACCAACTGCCGTTCATCCAGCTCTCTGTCCATAGTGTCATCATG GTGTGATGGACGTCAGAGCTGCAATGTACCAGCCACCAACAGTGTATTCTCTGATCCCTGTTATGGCACATACAAGTACCTGAGAGTCATATACTGCTGCTCAC GTCGTAGGAGCTGA
- the si:ch211-226h8.14 gene encoding uncharacterized protein isoform X1 — translation MFSLSLLFTFILLNSNLLISVSGGHDGHGHGHGGHDGHGHGHGGHDGHGHGHGGHDHGHGHDYDYCRRSSETVTACEGSILRLSCPGSKIRILAANYGRTDRKTCIKNRPPHQIRKTNCRSSSSLSIVSSWCDGRQSCNVPATNSVFSDPCYGTYKYLRVIYCCSRRRS, via the exons ATGTTCTCGCTCAGCTTATTGTTCACCT tcattttactGAACTCAAACCTGCTGATATCAGTGAGTGGTGGACATGATGGTCACGGACATGGTCATGGTGGACATGATGGTCACGGACATGGTCATGGTGGACATGATGGTCACGGACATGGTCACGGTGGACATGATCATGGTCACGGTCATGACTATGACTACTGTAGGAGGTCCTCTG AAACTGTAACTGCATGTGAGGGCTCTATCCTGCGTCTGTCCTGTCCTG GTTCTAAGATAAGGATCCTTGCTGCAAACTATGGCCGTACAGATAGAAAAACCTGCATTAAGAATCGTCCACCACATCAAATAAGAAAAACCAACTGCCGTTCATCCAGCTCTCTGTCCATAGTGTCATCATG GTGTGATGGACGTCAGAGCTGCAATGTACCAGCCACCAACAGTGTATTCTCTGATCCCTGTTATGGCACATACAAGTACCTGAGAGTCATATACTGCTGCTCAC GTCGTAGGAGCTGA
- the si:dkey-240e12.6 gene encoding uncharacterized protein LOC557168 precursor (The RefSeq protein has 1 non-frameshifting indel compared to this genomic sequence) — protein MGFLSFCLTLILLNSSLLISANGGHDHDDYEHCRRSTNSVTACEGSVLRLSCPGHTKIKILAANYGRTDKKTCNINLSPRQVRNTNCRSSNSLPRVSARCDGRESCYVPATNGVFSDPCPRTYKYLTVKYCCRRRWS, from the exons ATGGGCTTTCtcagtttttgtcttacct tgaTTCTTCTGAACTCCAGCCTGCTGATCTCAGCAAATGGTGGTCACGGTCATGATCACGATGATTATGAGCACTGCCGGAGGTCTACTA ACTCTGTAACTGCATGTGAGGGCTCTGTTCTGCGTCTGTCCTGTCCTG GACATACTAAGATCAAGATCCTTGCTGCAAACTATGGACGTACAGATAAAAAAACCTGCAATATAAATCTTTCACCTCGTCAAGTCCGAAACACCAACTGCCGTTCATCAAACTCTCTGCCCCGTGTGTCAGCAAG GTGTGACGGACGTGAGAGCTGCTATGTACCTGCCACCAATGGTGTATTCTCTGATCCGTGTCCTCGCACATACAAGTACTTGACCGTCAAATACTGCTGCAGGC GTCGTTGGAGCTGA